One segment of Gemmatimonadaceae bacterium DNA contains the following:
- a CDS encoding acyl-CoA carboxylase subunit beta has protein sequence MTMREKLELLEKRRAESEQGGGDARIKAQHAKGKLSARERLDLLLDGGTFVELDRFVVHRSTDFGLDKQKIFGDGVVTGYGRIDGRLVYVFSQDFTVFGGSLSESFAEKICKIMDLAVRNGAPVIGLNDSGGARIQEGVVSLGGYAEIFLRNTLASGVVPQISAILGPCAGGAVYSPAITDFTFMVRGTSYMFVTGPNVVKTVTHEDVTMEQLGGADTHAATSGVAHCAFDSEPACIQAIRDLLRFVPSNNVSDPPRGPAIDPRERRDEALLDIVPDNPNKPYDMHEVLRRVVDGGEFFEIQPDFAANIICGFAHLGSYSVGIVANQPAVLAGVLDINASIKAARFIRFCDAFNIPVVTFEDVPGFLPGVGQEHGGIIKHGAKLLFAYCEATVPKLTVITRKAYGGAYDVMSSKHIRGDYNVAWPTAEIAVMGPKGAVEILFRKEIADSEDPDKATDAKIEEYREKFAHPYIAAGRGYLDDIIDPRETRPRLIDALESLESKRDKNPPKKHGNIPL, from the coding sequence ATGACGATGCGTGAAAAGCTGGAGCTCCTCGAGAAGCGCCGCGCCGAGTCCGAGCAGGGGGGCGGGGACGCGCGCATCAAGGCGCAACACGCGAAAGGCAAGCTGTCGGCGCGCGAGCGCCTCGACCTGCTGCTCGACGGCGGCACGTTCGTCGAGCTGGACCGCTTCGTCGTGCACCGCTCCACCGATTTCGGGCTCGACAAGCAGAAGATATTCGGCGACGGCGTGGTCACGGGCTACGGGCGGATCGACGGGCGGCTGGTGTACGTCTTCTCCCAGGACTTCACCGTATTCGGCGGCTCGCTCTCCGAATCCTTCGCTGAGAAGATCTGCAAGATCATGGACCTCGCCGTGCGGAACGGCGCGCCCGTCATCGGTCTCAACGACTCCGGCGGAGCGCGCATCCAGGAAGGCGTCGTGTCGCTCGGCGGGTACGCGGAGATCTTCCTGCGCAACACGCTCGCCTCGGGGGTGGTGCCGCAGATCTCGGCGATCCTCGGTCCGTGCGCGGGCGGCGCGGTGTACTCGCCCGCGATCACCGACTTCACGTTCATGGTGCGCGGCACGTCGTACATGTTCGTCACGGGTCCCAACGTCGTGAAGACGGTGACGCACGAGGACGTCACGATGGAGCAGCTTGGCGGCGCCGACACGCACGCGGCGACCTCCGGCGTGGCGCACTGCGCGTTCGACTCCGAGCCGGCGTGCATCCAGGCGATCCGCGACCTGCTCCGCTTCGTTCCTTCGAACAACGTGTCCGATCCGCCGCGCGGTCCGGCGATCGACCCGCGTGAGCGGCGCGACGAGGCGCTGCTGGACATCGTGCCCGACAACCCCAACAAGCCGTACGACATGCACGAGGTGCTGCGCCGGGTCGTGGACGGCGGCGAGTTCTTCGAGATCCAGCCGGACTTCGCCGCCAACATCATCTGCGGCTTCGCGCACCTCGGCAGCTACAGCGTCGGGATCGTCGCCAATCAGCCGGCGGTGCTCGCGGGCGTGCTCGACATCAACGCGTCGATCAAGGCGGCGCGGTTCATCCGCTTCTGCGATGCGTTCAACATCCCGGTCGTGACGTTCGAGGACGTGCCTGGATTCCTGCCGGGCGTCGGACAGGAGCACGGCGGGATAATCAAGCACGGCGCCAAGCTGCTGTTCGCGTACTGCGAGGCCACCGTGCCCAAGCTCACGGTCATCACCCGCAAGGCATACGGCGGCGCGTACGACGTCATGAGCTCGAAGCACATCCGCGGCGACTACAACGTCGCGTGGCCCACCGCGGAGATCGCCGTGATGGGACCGAAGGGCGCCGTGGAGATACTCTTCCGGAAGGAGATCGCCGACAGCGAGGATCCGGACAAGGCGACCGACGCGAAGATCGAGGAGTACCGCGAAAAGTTCGCGCATCCGTACATCGCCGCGGGGCGCGGCTACCTGGACGACATCATCGATCCGCGCGAGACGCGGCCGCGGCTGATCGACGCGCTCGAGTCGCTCGAGAGCAAGCGCGACAAGAATCCGCCGAAGAAGCACGGAAACATTCCGCTATGA
- a CDS encoding acyloxyacyl hydrolase encodes MKSSCWLLAVGCWLVPAAASAIPDSASANGSIGVTVPPARPSTAGPWWIGVWGALANHSSFDTRHGERHRDVQMLGVRFGRQLSAARGFALDYYVDLVPLIRSTNIPTTYRDIVTCDAFDRCRIDERMETATVRGYGVTPVGLQLRAFAGERVQLVVGAGAGAAMYDRPVPDPGEKRLNFMGDVTAGVQVRLGQSAALLAGVRHNHTSNANTGPANPGLDTRVLYAGFTRALGKRAQR; translated from the coding sequence ATGAAGAGCAGCTGTTGGCTATTGGCTGTTGGCTGCTGGCTCGTGCCGGCAGCGGCATCCGCGATTCCCGATTCGGCGAGCGCGAACGGCTCCATCGGCGTCACCGTTCCACCCGCGCGGCCGTCGACCGCCGGACCGTGGTGGATCGGTGTCTGGGGTGCCCTGGCGAATCACTCCAGCTTCGACACGCGTCATGGCGAGCGGCATCGCGACGTGCAGATGCTTGGCGTGCGCTTTGGCCGGCAGCTCTCGGCGGCCCGCGGATTCGCGCTCGACTACTACGTGGACCTGGTCCCCCTGATCCGGTCCACCAACATCCCGACGACATACCGCGACATCGTCACGTGCGACGCCTTCGACCGGTGCAGAATCGACGAGCGCATGGAGACCGCGACAGTGCGTGGCTACGGGGTCACTCCGGTCGGTCTGCAGCTGCGCGCGTTCGCCGGCGAGCGCGTGCAGCTGGTCGTGGGGGCGGGCGCCGGCGCGGCGATGTACGACAGGCCGGTGCCGGATCCCGGAGAGAAGCGGCTCAACTTCATGGGCGACGTCACGGCCGGCGTGCAAGTGCGCCTCGGACAGTCGGCCGCGCTGCTCGCCGGTGTGCGACACAATCACACCTCGAACGCGAACACCGGTCCCGCCAATCCCGGGCTGGACACGCGCGTGCTCTACGCCGGCTTCACGCGCGCGCTCGGCAAGCGGGCGCAGCGGTAG
- a CDS encoding acetyl-CoA carboxylase biotin carboxylase subunit: MFDKVLVANRGEIALRIVRACRELGVASVAVYSDADAGAPHTRAADEAVNIGAAPSAESYLVGERIIAAALRTGAQAIHPGYGFLAEREWFARAVLEAGLVFIGPPPGAIAAMGSKTAARALALQSSVPVVPGTASALATADAARKAAEEIGYPVLLKAAAGGGGKGMRVVRESGEIEAAFGAAAREAKAAFGDDAVYLEKYISRPRHVEIQVLADSHGTVLSLGERECSLQRRHQKMLEEAPSVAVSPGLRRAMGETAVRVARAAGYVNAGTCEFLLDAGGKFYFLEMNTRLQVEHPVTELVTDIDIVQWQIRIAAGEKLPFAQTEIEPRGWAIECRITSEDPANGFLPSTGVVQYLGVPSGPGVRWDGGIEAGSEVGLHYDPMLAKLIVWGENREQAVARMHRALLELTIDGVETSRDFHLRLMEDAEFRAGDFDIQWLERRLDSLIAVSPPPEGVRAAALAAAFLAEEDRLGRMPAMLPVAAGDQWKRAARLDALRE, from the coding sequence GTGTTTGACAAGGTGCTCGTCGCGAACCGCGGCGAGATCGCGCTCAGGATCGTGCGGGCGTGCCGCGAGCTTGGCGTAGCGTCGGTCGCCGTTTACAGCGACGCGGACGCCGGGGCTCCGCACACGCGCGCCGCCGACGAGGCCGTGAACATCGGAGCCGCTCCCTCTGCCGAGAGCTACCTGGTCGGCGAGAGAATCATCGCGGCGGCGCTGCGGACGGGAGCGCAGGCCATCCATCCCGGGTACGGCTTCCTCGCGGAGCGGGAGTGGTTCGCTCGCGCGGTGCTGGAGGCGGGCCTCGTCTTCATCGGCCCGCCGCCCGGCGCGATCGCCGCGATGGGCAGCAAGACGGCCGCCCGCGCGCTCGCGCTTCAGAGCTCGGTCCCGGTGGTGCCGGGCACCGCGAGCGCGCTCGCGACCGCGGACGCCGCGAGGAAGGCGGCCGAAGAGATCGGCTATCCCGTGCTGCTCAAGGCGGCGGCGGGCGGCGGCGGGAAGGGGATGCGCGTCGTGCGCGAGAGCGGCGAGATCGAAGCCGCGTTCGGCGCGGCCGCGCGGGAAGCCAAGGCCGCGTTCGGCGACGACGCCGTGTATCTGGAGAAGTACATCTCCCGGCCGCGGCACGTGGAGATACAGGTTCTGGCGGACTCGCACGGCACCGTGCTCTCACTCGGCGAGCGCGAGTGCTCGCTCCAGCGGCGCCACCAGAAGATGCTGGAGGAAGCGCCGAGCGTGGCCGTATCACCCGGGCTGCGCCGCGCGATGGGCGAGACCGCCGTGCGCGTCGCGCGCGCGGCCGGATACGTCAACGCCGGCACGTGCGAGTTTCTGCTGGACGCCGGCGGAAAGTTCTACTTTCTGGAGATGAACACGCGGCTGCAGGTTGAGCATCCCGTCACCGAGCTCGTCACCGACATCGACATCGTCCAGTGGCAGATCAGGATCGCCGCGGGCGAGAAGCTTCCGTTCGCCCAGACGGAGATCGAGCCGCGCGGCTGGGCGATCGAATGCCGCATCACCAGCGAGGACCCCGCGAACGGGTTCCTGCCGTCCACCGGCGTGGTGCAATATCTCGGCGTGCCCAGCGGGCCCGGCGTGCGGTGGGACGGCGGGATCGAGGCGGGCAGCGAAGTCGGGCTGCACTACGATCCCATGCTGGCCAAGCTCATCGTGTGGGGCGAGAACCGCGAGCAGGCGGTGGCGCGCATGCACCGGGCGTTGCTCGAGCTCACGATCGACGGAGTGGAGACGTCGCGCGACTTCCACCTTCGCCTCATGGAAGACGCGGAATTCCGCGCCGGAGACTTCGACATCCAGTGGCTCGAGCGGAGGCTGGACTCGCTGATCGCCGTGTCGCCGCCGCCCGAAGGCGTGCGCGCGGCGGCGCTGGCGGCCGCGTTTCTCGCGGAGGAAGACAGGCTCGGCCGCATGCCGGCCATGCTGCCCGTCGCCGCCGGCGATCAGTGGAAGCGGGCGGCGCGCCTGGACGCGCTCCGCGAGTGA
- a CDS encoding biotin/lipoyl-containing protein, giving the protein MRYVVSVNGEDHAVTLGGGGVSHAGAAVAAHLEGARPGTPIRLLTLDGKVHSVLARGQDGRGRYTLWIDGYRYEVEALDERTRAIRALSVDKEKAAGPAPLVAPMPGLVVRIGVQVGDAVSAGQALVSIEAMKMENELRSKSAGTVKTIRVSAGTAVEKGTVLVELE; this is encoded by the coding sequence GTGAGATACGTCGTGAGCGTCAACGGCGAGGACCACGCGGTCACGCTCGGCGGCGGCGGGGTCAGTCACGCGGGCGCCGCGGTCGCCGCGCATCTCGAGGGAGCGCGCCCCGGAACGCCCATCCGTCTGCTCACGCTCGACGGCAAGGTGCACAGCGTCCTCGCCCGCGGGCAGGATGGCCGCGGCCGGTACACTTTGTGGATCGACGGCTACCGCTACGAAGTGGAGGCCCTGGACGAGCGTACCCGCGCGATCCGCGCGCTCTCCGTCGACAAGGAGAAGGCGGCCGGGCCCGCGCCGCTGGTGGCACCCATGCCGGGACTCGTCGTCAGGATCGGCGTGCAGGTCGGCGACGCCGTCTCGGCGGGCCAGGCACTCGTCTCGATCGAGGCGATGAAGATGGAGAACGAGCTGCGGTCGAAGTCGGCAGGAACGGTCAAGACGATTCGAGTCTCGGCGGGCACCGCCGTCGAGAAGGGCACCGTCCTCGTGGAGCTGGAATAA
- a CDS encoding DUF819 family protein, producing MDPIQPVQAVALINEPVAVFAYIAAVLGMVFWLSGLAPLKKLFDITPPVIYAYFIPTLSTAFGIIPLASPAYSWMTRYLLPVALLLLMITVDLKAILKLGKMASIMMVAGTIGVIAGAIGSFLVFRGFLPADAWKGFAALSGSWIGGTANMVAIAESVGTPQSVLGPLIVVDTVVGYGWMGVLLFFSGWQARFDRRIGARTEAIEETNRRLADVAARRRPSDLRDIAMIVALGFGGAVLALYAAGKMPTLGDPTIISTTTWAVLIVVTGGLLLSFTRARDLEEVGASRIGYTALYLLLGAIGAQAELRAIVQTPLYMLAGVLWIAIHAAILFGVARLIRAPLFFVATGSMANIGGAASAPIVAGVYHPAMAPVGLLMAVGGYILGIYGGLACAWMLGAIAT from the coding sequence ATGGATCCCATTCAACCGGTTCAGGCCGTGGCGCTGATCAACGAGCCCGTCGCGGTGTTCGCGTACATCGCCGCGGTGCTGGGCATGGTGTTCTGGCTGAGCGGACTCGCGCCGCTGAAGAAGCTGTTCGACATAACGCCCCCGGTGATCTACGCGTACTTCATTCCGACGCTGTCGACGGCTTTCGGCATCATCCCGCTCGCGTCGCCGGCCTACTCGTGGATGACTCGGTACCTCCTGCCGGTCGCGCTGCTGCTGCTGATGATCACTGTAGATCTCAAGGCGATCCTCAAGCTCGGCAAGATGGCGTCGATAATGATGGTCGCCGGCACGATCGGGGTGATCGCGGGGGCCATCGGCTCCTTCCTGGTCTTCCGTGGTTTCCTGCCGGCGGATGCATGGAAGGGATTCGCGGCGCTGTCCGGCAGCTGGATCGGCGGGACGGCGAACATGGTGGCGATCGCGGAGAGCGTGGGCACGCCGCAGTCGGTCCTGGGCCCGCTGATCGTGGTGGACACCGTCGTGGGCTACGGCTGGATGGGCGTGCTGCTCTTCTTCAGCGGCTGGCAGGCGCGGTTCGACCGGCGGATCGGCGCGCGGACGGAGGCGATCGAGGAGACCAACCGCCGGCTCGCGGACGTCGCGGCCCGCCGGCGCCCCAGCGATCTGCGCGACATCGCGATGATCGTGGCGCTCGGCTTCGGCGGGGCCGTGCTCGCGCTGTACGCCGCGGGAAAGATGCCGACGCTCGGCGACCCGACCATCATCAGCACGACGACGTGGGCGGTGCTGATCGTCGTGACCGGCGGCCTGCTGCTGTCGTTCACCCGTGCGCGGGATCTCGAGGAGGTGGGCGCGTCGCGGATCGGTTACACCGCGCTGTACCTGCTGCTCGGCGCGATCGGAGCGCAGGCGGAGCTGCGGGCGATAGTGCAAACGCCGCTGTACATGCTGGCCGGCGTGCTCTGGATCGCGATCCACGCGGCGATCCTGTTCGGCGTGGCGCGGCTCATCCGGGCGCCGCTGTTCTTCGTCGCGACCGGGAGCATGGCCAACATCGGCGGTGCCGCATCGGCCCCGATCGTCGCGGGTGTCTATCATCCCGCCATGGCGCCGGTAGGGCTGCTGATGGCGGTCGGCGGCTACATACTCGGGATTTACGGCGGGCTGGCGTGCGCCTGGATGCTGGGGGCGATAGCCACCTAG
- the rplM gene encoding 50S ribosomal protein L13 — protein sequence MKTYTATPTDIEHRWYIVDADGVVLGRLASEIAKIIRGKHKPMFTPHMDTGDNVIVINAAKVKVTGRKAEQKRYFKHTGYMGHERFMPYATMIDKHPERVIEKAVHGMLPKTNLAKSSLRGKLRVYPGPAHPHIAQSPVVLDLKKTTSTK from the coding sequence ATGAAGACTTATACCGCAACGCCAACCGACATCGAGCATCGCTGGTACATCGTCGACGCCGACGGTGTCGTGCTCGGCCGTTTGGCCAGCGAGATCGCCAAGATAATCCGTGGCAAGCACAAGCCGATGTTCACGCCCCACATGGACACGGGCGACAACGTCATCGTCATCAACGCCGCGAAGGTCAAGGTCACCGGGCGGAAGGCCGAGCAGAAGCGGTACTTCAAGCACACCGGCTACATGGGCCACGAGCGGTTCATGCCGTACGCCACGATGATCGACAAGCATCCCGAGCGCGTGATCGAGAAGGCCGTGCACGGCATGCTGCCCAAGACCAACCTGGCCAAGTCGTCCCTGCGCGGGAAGCTCCGCGTTTACCCCGGACCTGCGCACCCGCACATCGCGCAGAGTCCCGTCGTTCTGGATCTCAAGAAAACCACTTCAACGAAGTAA
- the rpsI gene encoding 30S ribosomal protein S9, translating into MADSAVTHTIGRRKEAVCRAYITPGSGKWDVNGRTLGDYFPRPTLVSAIQQPFTATDTLGQFDVKAKLEGGGMSGQAGALRLAVARALVVMDEAHRRKLRGLGLLTRDARAVERKKPGRPKARKKFQFSKR; encoded by the coding sequence ATGGCAGACTCCGCAGTCACGCACACGATCGGCCGCCGCAAGGAAGCGGTGTGCCGGGCCTACATCACCCCCGGATCCGGCAAGTGGGACGTCAACGGTCGCACGCTGGGTGATTACTTCCCCCGTCCGACCCTCGTAAGCGCGATTCAGCAGCCGTTCACGGCGACCGATACGCTCGGGCAGTTCGACGTGAAGGCGAAGCTCGAAGGCGGCGGCATGAGCGGCCAGGCGGGCGCGCTGCGCCTCGCGGTGGCCCGCGCCCTGGTGGTGATGGACGAAGCGCACCGCAGGAAGCTCCGCGGGCTCGGACTGCTGACGCGCGACGCGCGCGCGGTCGAGCGCAAGAAGCCGGGCCGCCCGAAGGCGCGCAAGAAATTCCAGTTCAGCAAGCGGTAA
- the rpsB gene encoding 30S ribosomal protein S2, whose translation MTHPNLEQLLEAGVHFGHQTRRWNPKMRRFIFAERNGIHIIDLQKTLRQLELAQKLVREVILRGENVLFVCTKRQLAPLVRAEAERCGAMFITERWLGGLLTNFQTIKKQLRRLKELESGAEEGGGFENYTKKEQLLFSRQREKLTKNLAGIKSMTRIPGLMFVIDSKKERIAVAEANKLGIPMIALVDTNADPDLITVPIAGNDDAIRSVEVMCKAIADTIVEARREAPVREEIEEAESYTYSSDRGAEPEGESERRRKRRPRKRRAKPEAIAARLKIGGEPGEAGEAGEAADAGGDEAVTE comes from the coding sequence ATGACTCATCCGAATCTCGAGCAGCTGCTCGAAGCCGGTGTGCACTTCGGCCACCAGACCCGCCGCTGGAATCCGAAGATGCGCCGGTTCATCTTCGCCGAGCGGAACGGGATCCACATCATCGACCTGCAGAAGACGCTGCGGCAGCTGGAGCTGGCGCAGAAGCTCGTGCGCGAGGTGATTCTGCGCGGCGAGAACGTTCTGTTCGTCTGCACCAAGCGGCAGCTCGCCCCGCTCGTGCGGGCGGAAGCCGAGCGCTGCGGCGCGATGTTCATCACGGAGCGCTGGCTCGGCGGACTGCTGACCAACTTCCAGACGATCAAGAAGCAGCTGCGCCGGCTGAAGGAGCTCGAGTCGGGCGCGGAAGAGGGCGGCGGCTTCGAGAACTACACCAAGAAGGAGCAGCTGCTGTTCAGCCGGCAGCGCGAGAAGCTCACGAAGAATCTCGCCGGCATCAAGTCGATGACGCGGATCCCCGGGCTGATGTTCGTGATCGATTCCAAGAAGGAGCGCATCGCGGTCGCCGAAGCCAACAAGCTCGGCATTCCGATGATCGCCCTGGTGGACACGAACGCCGATCCCGATCTGATCACGGTTCCGATCGCGGGCAACGACGACGCGATCCGGTCGGTCGAGGTGATGTGCAAGGCGATCGCCGACACGATCGTCGAGGCCCGCCGGGAAGCGCCGGTGCGCGAGGAAATCGAGGAAGCGGAGTCGTACACGTACAGCTCCGACCGCGGCGCCGAGCCCGAGGGCGAGTCCGAGCGCAGACGCAAGCGGCGTCCGCGGAAGCGGCGGGCGAAGCCCGAAGCCATCGCGGCGCGTCTCAAGATCGGCGGAGAGCCGGGAGAAGCGGGAGAAGCGGGTGAGGCGGCGGACGCCGGTGGCGACGAGGCGGTAACCGAATAA
- the tsf gene encoding translation elongation factor Ts, which produces MAFTAKDVQELRQRTGAGMMECKRALEETKGDKEKAEEYLRKKGIAKAEKRLGKRTSEGQITSYIHHNGKVGVLVEVNCETDFVARTDDFKTLAREIALHIASAAPLAVDKGGVPSGAVERERRIFEEQARASGKPENIIAKMVEGKVESYYKEVVLLSQPWIREPKKTIGDLVKEASARVGENIQVRRFVRFQMGD; this is translated from the coding sequence ATGGCATTTACAGCCAAGGACGTTCAGGAGCTTCGCCAGCGCACCGGCGCGGGAATGATGGAGTGCAAGCGCGCGCTGGAGGAGACGAAGGGCGACAAGGAGAAGGCGGAGGAATACCTTCGCAAGAAGGGAATCGCCAAGGCCGAGAAGCGCCTGGGCAAGCGGACCAGCGAAGGCCAGATCACCAGCTACATCCACCACAACGGCAAGGTCGGCGTGCTGGTCGAGGTGAACTGCGAGACGGACTTCGTCGCGCGCACCGACGACTTCAAGACGCTGGCTCGCGAGATCGCGCTGCACATCGCGAGCGCGGCCCCGCTGGCCGTGGACAAGGGCGGAGTGCCGTCCGGAGCCGTGGAGCGCGAGCGGCGCATCTTCGAGGAGCAGGCGCGCGCGAGCGGCAAGCCCGAGAACATCATCGCGAAGATGGTGGAGGGGAAGGTGGAGTCGTACTACAAGGAAGTCGTGCTGCTCAGCCAGCCCTGGATCCGCGAGCCGAAAAAGACGATCGGCGATTTGGTCAAGGAGGCCTCCGCGCGGGTCGGGGAGAATATCCAGGTCAGGCGGTTCGTCCGATTTCAAATGGGCGACTAA
- the pyrH gene encoding UMP kinase has protein sequence MPLAYSRVLLKISGEALAGEKGFGFDMAVLDRLAGEIADIVEMGAGVGLVLGGGNIVRGAQLSKMGMDRVGADYMGMLGTVINALAMQDVLERRGVETRVMTALRMEEVAEPYIRRRAMRHLEQGRTVIFAGGTGNPYFSTDTAAALRAIQMKANVIIKATGVDGVYSADPRKNPDATLYETISYRDVMLEELGVMDQTAITLCKENDLPLIVLNINKHGAVASAIRGDRVGTLVQ, from the coding sequence ATGCCCCTCGCCTACTCCCGCGTCCTGCTCAAGATCTCCGGCGAAGCACTCGCCGGCGAGAAGGGCTTTGGATTCGACATGGCGGTGCTGGACCGCCTCGCGGGCGAGATCGCGGACATCGTCGAGATGGGCGCGGGAGTCGGGCTCGTGCTCGGCGGCGGCAACATCGTGCGCGGCGCGCAACTCTCCAAGATGGGAATGGATCGCGTCGGCGCCGACTACATGGGCATGCTCGGCACCGTGATCAACGCGCTGGCCATGCAGGACGTGCTCGAGCGCCGCGGCGTCGAGACGCGCGTCATGACCGCGCTCCGGATGGAGGAAGTCGCTGAGCCGTACATCCGCCGCCGGGCCATGCGGCATCTGGAGCAAGGCCGCACGGTGATCTTCGCGGGCGGAACCGGCAACCCGTACTTCTCCACGGACACGGCTGCCGCGCTGCGCGCCATCCAGATGAAGGCCAACGTCATCATCAAGGCCACGGGCGTGGACGGCGTGTACTCGGCCGACCCGCGCAAGAACCCGGATGCCACGCTGTACGAGACGATCAGCTATCGCGACGTGATGCTGGAGGAGCTGGGCGTCATGGACCAGACCGCGATCACGCTGTGCAAGGAGAACGACCTTCCGCTCATAGTCCTCAACATCAACAAGCACGGCGCGGTGGCGAGCGCGATTCGCGGCGACCGCGTCGGCACACTCGTCCAATGA
- the frr gene encoding ribosome recycling factor, with the protein MSTIQQINKDAKLAMDKALANTKHEFASIRTGKATTNLLDTVKVEAYGQTMPLNQVAGVSAPEPRLLTVTPWDKGLTQVIEKAIRDSDLGLNPATQGGVIRVPLPALNEERRRDLVKVVHKLAEEGRIGVRHARTDARDKLKKLDKMSEDDIKHAEKDLQKLHDEEIGKIEELLKGKEAEILEV; encoded by the coding sequence ATGAGCACCATACAGCAGATCAACAAGGACGCGAAGCTGGCGATGGATAAGGCTCTCGCGAACACCAAGCACGAGTTCGCGTCGATCCGGACCGGGAAGGCGACGACCAACCTGCTCGACACGGTGAAGGTCGAGGCCTACGGCCAGACGATGCCGCTCAACCAGGTGGCGGGCGTGTCCGCTCCCGAGCCGCGGCTGCTGACCGTGACGCCGTGGGACAAGGGCCTCACCCAGGTAATCGAGAAGGCGATCCGCGATTCCGATCTCGGGCTCAATCCCGCGACGCAGGGCGGTGTCATCCGCGTGCCGCTGCCCGCGCTCAACGAGGAGCGCCGCCGCGACCTGGTCAAGGTCGTGCACAAGCTCGCGGAAGAAGGGCGGATCGGGGTGCGGCACGCGCGGACCGACGCGCGCGACAAGCTGAAGAAGCTCGACAAGATGTCGGAAGACGACATCAAGCACGCCGAGAAGGACCTCCAGAAGCTGCACGACGAGGAGATCGGCAAGATCGAGGAGCTGCTGAAGGGCAAAGAAGCCGAGATCCTGGAAGTTTGA
- a CDS encoding phosphatidate cytidylyltransferase encodes MAMSEFQWRTIFSLVAVPVALYIVFLGGPYLVTLIGSMAGIAAWEFFRMSRAGGVEPLQTPGVVITALIPVAVHADRLGVIHVSLRWLPVVSIVLLGMAIWLRGPSRRPGLAVAATLFGIIYAGLFTYAYSIRYHSYAVGAVAGSVLLALPLVITWLTDVGAYLIGRTFGKKKLIPSVSPGKTIVGSLAGLTFAVIGAWLYVEFLLEPYAQLSMPPAAVLAFGFLISVAAQTGDLAESLLKREAGVKNSSGLIPGHGGMLDRIDSLLFALPAAYLLLDLWLIPARA; translated from the coding sequence ATGGCGATGAGCGAGTTCCAGTGGCGCACGATCTTCTCGCTCGTCGCCGTCCCCGTCGCCCTCTACATCGTGTTCCTCGGCGGGCCGTATCTCGTCACGCTCATCGGGAGCATGGCGGGCATAGCCGCGTGGGAGTTTTTCCGGATGTCGCGGGCCGGCGGGGTGGAGCCGCTGCAGACCCCGGGCGTGGTGATCACCGCGCTCATTCCGGTGGCCGTGCACGCCGACCGGCTCGGCGTGATCCACGTCTCGCTGCGCTGGCTGCCGGTCGTCTCGATCGTGCTGCTCGGCATGGCGATCTGGCTGCGCGGACCCTCGCGCCGTCCGGGCCTCGCCGTCGCGGCGACCCTGTTCGGGATCATTTACGCCGGCCTGTTCACGTACGCGTATTCGATCCGATACCATAGCTACGCGGTCGGTGCCGTCGCGGGATCCGTGCTCCTCGCGCTGCCGCTCGTGATCACCTGGTTGACGGACGTGGGCGCGTACCTGATCGGCAGGACGTTCGGAAAGAAGAAGCTCATCCCGAGCGTGAGTCCGGGTAAGACGATCGTCGGATCGCTCGCCGGCTTGACCTTCGCGGTGATCGGGGCGTGGCTGTACGTCGAGTTCCTGCTGGAGCCGTACGCCCAGCTCTCGATGCCGCCCGCGGCCGTGCTGGCATTCGGCTTTCTCATCAGCGTCGCGGCGCAGACCGGCGATCTCGCCGAGTCGCTGCTGAAGCGCGAGGCCGGCGTGAAGAACAGCTCCGGACTCATCCCCGGCCACGGCGGCATGCTGGACCGGATCGACAGTCTGCTGTTCGCTCTCCCCGCCGCCTACCTGTTGCTCGATCTGTGGTTGATACCCGCGCGGGCGTAA